A portion of the Suricata suricatta isolate VVHF042 chromosome 11, meerkat_22Aug2017_6uvM2_HiC, whole genome shotgun sequence genome contains these proteins:
- the LOC115306430 gene encoding olfactory receptor 10AG1-like: MKCEEVKANDNISTIKQFVLLGFSEVPNLQPFLFGMFSIIYVIILIGNSLIIIITRVDKALQKPMYFFLANLSSLEICYVSVTIPRILVNIWTQDGSISVLGCASQMCFFHMLGATECFLLTVMAYDRYVAICNPLHYPLVMNQKKCIQLAVGSWIGGAPVQIGLTSQMFSLHFCNSNQINHFFCDIPPILKLACGDVFVHELSVYVVAMSFVTFPXXXXLVSYSKIISTILRLPTVRGRAKAFSTCSSHLLVVFSFFGSASITYLRPKSNHSAGTDKLLSLFYTIVTPMFNPLIYSLRNKEVIAAMRKLLFRKRV, translated from the exons ATGAAATGTGAAGAGGTGAAAGCAAATGACAATATTTCCACCATAAAGCAATTTGTGCTCTTGGGATTTTCTGAAGTTCCAAACCTCCAACCATTCCTATTTGGGATGTTCTCCATCATTTATGTTATTATCTTAATTGGAAATAGcctcataataataataaccagagTTGACAAGGCACTGCAGAAacccatgtattttttcctggCGAATCTTTCCTCCTTGGAAATCTGTTATGTGTCCGTCACCATCCCTAGGATTCTGGTGAACATTTGGACTCAGGATGGAAGCATTTCTGTGCTGGGCTGTGCCTCCCAGATGTGCTTCTTCCATATGCTGGGAGCCACTGAATGTTTCCTCCTgacagtgatggcctatgaccgctacgtggccatTTGTAACCCTCTGCACTACCCTCTAGTCATGAACCAGAAGAAGTGTATCCAACTGGCTGTTGGCTCCTGGATTGGTGGTGCCCCAGTCCAGATAGGACTAACAAGTCAAATGTTCTCTCTGCATTTCTGTAATTCTAACCAAATTAACCACTTCTTCTGCGACATACCCCCCATCCTCAAGCTAGCCTGTGGGGACGTCTTTGTACATGAGTTGTCAGTCTATGTGGTAGCTATGTCTTTTGTCACATTTCC NNNNNNNNNNNNACTTGTCTCTTACAGCAAAATCATTTCCACCATTCTGAGGTTGCCAACAGTCAGGGGAAGGGCCAAAGCTTTCTCCACATGCTCTTCCCACCTGCtggttgtgttttcattctttggatCAGCTTCCATTACCTACTTAAGGCCCAAGTCCAATCATTCTGCAGGAACTGACAAACTGCTCTCTCTTTTCTACACCATAGTGACTCCAATGTTTAATCCCCTGATTTACAGTCTTAGGAACAAGGAGGTGATAGCAGCAATGAGAAAactattatttagaaaaagggTGTGA
- the LOC115306429 gene encoding olfactory receptor 10AG1-like, translating to MKCEEIKTEDNASTIKQFVLLGFSELPNLQQLLFGVFSIIYIIILIGNSLIIIVTRLDKALQKPMYFFLANLSSLEICYVSVTIPRILVNIWTQDGSISVLGCASQMCFFHTLGATECFLLTVMAYDRYVAICNPLHYPLVMNQKKCIQLAVGSWIGGIPVQIGQTCQIFSLHFCNSNQINHFFCDIPPILKLACGDVFVHEMSVYVVALLFATFPFMLILVSYSKIISTILRLPTVRGRAKAFSTCSSHLLVVILFFGSVSITYLRPKSIHSAGTDKLLSLFYTIMTPMFNPLIYSLRNKDVITALRKLLLTKMV from the coding sequence ATGAAATGTGAAGAGATAAAAACTGAGGACAATGCTTCCACCATAAAGCAATTTGTGCTCCTGGGATTTTCTGAACTTCCAAACCTCCAACAGTTATTATTTGGAGTGTTCTCCATCATTTACATTATTATCTTAATTGGAAATAGCCTCATAATAATAGTAACCAGACTTGACAAGGCACTACAGAAacccatgtattttttcctggCGAATCTTTCCTCCTTGGAAATCTGTTATGTGTCTGTCACCATCCCTAGGATTCTGGTGAACATTTGGACTCAGGATGGAAGCATTTCTGTGCTGGGCTGTGCCTCCCAGATGTGCTTCTTCCATACGCTGGGAGCCACTGAATGTTTCCTCCTgacagtgatggcctatgaccgctacgtggccatTTGTAACCCTCTGCACTACCCTCTAGTCATGAACCAGAAGAAGTGTATCCAACTGGCTGTTGGCTCCTGGATAGGTGGAATCCCAGTCCAGATAGGACAAACATGTCAaattttctctctgcatttctgtAATTCTAACCAAATTAACCACTTCTTCTGCGACATACCCCCCATCCTCAAACTAGCCTGTGGGGATGTCTTTGTACATGAGATGTCAGTCTATGTGGTAGCTCTATTGTTTGCCACATTTCCTTTTATGTTGATACTTGTCTCTTACAGCAAAATCATTTCTACCATCCTGAGGTTGCCAACAGTCAGGGGACGGGCCAAAGCTTTCTCCACATGCTCTTCCCACCTGCTGGTTGTGATTTTATTCTTTGGATCTGTTTCCATTACCTACTTAAGGCCCAAATCCATTCATTCTGCAGGAACTGACaaattgctctctcttttctacaCCATAATGACTCCAATGTTTAATCCCCTGATTTACAGTCTTAGGAACAAGGATGTGATCACAGCACTGAGAAAACTATTACTTACAAAAATGGTGTGA